One window from the genome of Amycolatopsis sp. NBC_01480 encodes:
- a CDS encoding TetR/AcrR family transcriptional regulator has protein sequence MAKAADRYHHGDLRAACLRAARELLEEDGSAALSLRAVARRAGVSATAPYRHFADRDALVSAVAAEGYGELGAKLYEAHPEPSTTEDLAAVAVAYVRFALDHPALFRVMFVEPCDPGSAERVAATAAISGYVSGIVERAFPGGEPEALSTAVWALVHGLAFLHLDGKLDASDAGAVEARIHAAVRALYSASPLGG, from the coding sequence ATGGCCAAGGCGGCTGACCGGTACCACCACGGCGATCTGCGCGCCGCCTGCCTGCGCGCGGCGCGCGAGCTGCTCGAAGAGGACGGCAGCGCGGCGTTGTCGCTGCGGGCGGTGGCGCGGCGTGCGGGGGTGTCCGCGACGGCGCCCTACCGCCACTTCGCCGATCGGGACGCCCTGGTCTCCGCGGTCGCGGCGGAGGGTTACGGCGAACTCGGCGCGAAGCTGTACGAGGCGCATCCGGAGCCTTCGACGACGGAGGATCTGGCCGCGGTCGCCGTCGCGTATGTCCGGTTCGCCCTTGATCATCCGGCGTTGTTCCGGGTGATGTTCGTGGAGCCCTGCGATCCGGGCAGTGCCGAGCGCGTCGCCGCGACCGCCGCTATCTCCGGGTACGTCAGCGGCATCGTCGAGCGCGCGTTTCCCGGTGGCGAGCCGGAAGCGCTGTCGACCGCCGTCTGGGCCCTGGTGCACGGCCTGGCCTTCCTCCACCTCGACGGCAAGCTCGACGCGTCCGACGCCGGCGCGGTCGAAGCCCGGATCCACGCCGCGGTCCGGGCGCTGTACTCCGCTTCTCCCCTGGGGGGATAA
- a CDS encoding flavin-containing monooxygenase, with translation MTPHNHVAVIGTGFGGIAAAVRLRRAGFDDLVLLERAGDVGGVWRDNDYPGAAVDVQSDLYSFSFAPNPAWRTTYARQPELHAYLRQVTDQFGLRRRTVFGCEVERLDWDAAEQVWRLRTAQGPRTAAHVVVATGALADPVVPDLPGLDRFGGVSFHSARWDHDHDLTGKRVAVVGTGPSAVQFVPAIQPEVERLTVFQRTPAWVVPRHDREISVLRQRLYRNAPFLQRLARLSRYVRREWTVLAFRHPALMKLPERGARKHLERQVRDPGLRARLLPGFRFGCKRVLISDDYLPALAQPNVSLVTDGIREIDEHGIIDAAGTRHAVDTIIFGTGFRTTALPLTDRIHDAGGRTMAEAWGDRPSAYLGTAVAGFPNCYLMHGPNVGLGHTSVIHMLESQANYLSAAVSHARDHGLASVEPTAAAQEDFTGHVEALGAGSVWTTGGCRSWYLNEHGVNTNIWPGSTLEFRRRTLRFEPAHHRRHRRTAGLTTALF, from the coding sequence ATGACCCCGCACAACCACGTCGCCGTCATCGGCACCGGCTTCGGCGGCATCGCGGCCGCGGTCCGCCTGCGGCGAGCCGGGTTCGACGACCTCGTCCTGCTGGAGCGGGCCGGCGACGTCGGCGGTGTCTGGCGCGACAACGACTACCCCGGCGCCGCGGTCGACGTGCAGAGCGATCTGTACTCGTTCTCGTTCGCGCCGAACCCCGCCTGGCGCACCACCTATGCCAGGCAGCCCGAGCTCCACGCCTACCTCAGGCAGGTCACCGACCAGTTCGGGCTCCGCCGGCGGACGGTCTTCGGCTGCGAGGTCGAACGGCTCGACTGGGACGCCGCCGAGCAGGTGTGGCGGCTCCGTACCGCCCAAGGCCCGCGCACCGCCGCCCACGTCGTCGTCGCGACGGGCGCGCTCGCGGACCCGGTCGTGCCGGATCTGCCGGGCCTGGACCGGTTCGGCGGGGTCAGCTTCCACTCCGCGAGGTGGGACCACGACCACGACCTGACCGGGAAACGGGTCGCGGTCGTCGGCACCGGGCCCTCGGCCGTGCAGTTCGTGCCGGCCATCCAGCCCGAGGTCGAGCGGCTGACGGTGTTCCAGCGGACCCCGGCGTGGGTCGTTCCCCGGCACGACCGCGAGATCAGCGTCCTCAGGCAGCGCCTGTACCGGAACGCGCCGTTCCTGCAGCGGCTGGCCCGGCTCTCCCGCTACGTCCGTCGCGAATGGACGGTGCTCGCCTTCCGGCACCCGGCGCTGATGAAGCTGCCCGAGCGCGGGGCCCGCAAGCACCTCGAGCGGCAGGTCCGCGACCCCGGGCTGCGCGCCCGCCTGCTCCCCGGATTCCGGTTCGGCTGCAAGCGCGTCCTGATCTCCGACGACTACCTGCCCGCGCTCGCGCAGCCCAACGTCTCACTTGTCACCGACGGCATCCGCGAGATCGACGAGCACGGCATCATCGACGCCGCCGGCACCCGGCACGCGGTCGACACGATCATCTTCGGCACCGGGTTCCGCACCACCGCGCTGCCCCTGACCGACCGGATCCACGACGCCGGCGGCCGCACGATGGCCGAGGCCTGGGGCGACCGGCCCAGCGCCTACCTGGGCACCGCCGTCGCGGGCTTCCCCAACTGCTACCTGATGCACGGGCCGAACGTCGGACTCGGCCACACGTCGGTGATCCACATGCTGGAGTCGCAGGCCAACTACCTCTCGGCGGCCGTCAGCCACGCCCGCGACCACGGGCTCGCGTCCGTCGAACCGACCGCCGCGGCCCAGGAAGACTTCACCGGCCACGTCGAAGCGCTCGGCGCCGGCAGCGTCTGGACCACCGGCGGCTGCCGGAGCTGGTACCTCAACGAGCACGGCGTCAACACCAACATCTGGCCGGGCAGCACCCTCGAATTCCGCCGGCGCACCCTCCGGTTCGAGCCCGCCCACCACCGGCGGCATCGCCGGACCGCCGGTTTGACCACCGCCTTATTCTGA